Below is a window of Rodentibacter sp. JRC1 DNA.
TATTTAGTAATCTTCCTATCGCACTGGCACCGGCAATGGGCTTAAATGCTTTCTTCGCTTATGTCGTTGTCGGAAAACTCGGTTATTCGTGGGAAATCGGGATGGGAACGATTTTTTGGGGATCGGTCGGTTTATTTATTCTAACCCTTTTTCAAATTCGTTATTGGTTAATGGCATCTATTCCTTTGGCGTTACGCGTAGGGATTGGGGCAGGGATCGGTTTTTTCATTGCGCTCATCGGATTTAAAAATATGGGAGTGGTGGTTGCCAATCCGGCAACTTTAGTTGCTCTCGGTGATTTACATGATCCGAAAATACTGCTCGGTGTATTAGGATTTTTCATCATTGTCGTATTGGCGGCACGTAATATTTTTTCCGGTGTGCTGATTTCTATCGCAGTGGTAACGGGTTTGGCATTATGGCTTGATGAATCCGTAGTGTTTCACGGGGTGATGTCTATGCCGCCTGCATTAGATGCCGTTGTGGGAAAAGTCGATCTCGCCGGCGCATTGGATACCGCTTTGCTGGGCATTATTTTTTCATTCTTATTGGTAAATCTATTTGATTCTTCAGGTACGTTATTGGGGGTTACCGACAAAGCAGGTATCAGCGATGAAAAAGGGCGTTTCCCGAAAATGAAACAAGCTTTATTCGTAGATAGTATAAGTGCGGTAGGCGGTTCTTATATCGGCACATCTGCGATTAGTACTTATATCGAAAGCGGAGCGGGAGTTTCTGTAGGCGGACGTACGGGACTAACGGCGGTAACCGTAGGCGTATTATTTTTATTGACGATTTTCTTCTCGCCGCTTGCGAGTGTGGTGCCGGCTTATGCCACGGCAGGCGCATTGGTTTATGTGGGAATTTTAATGGCATCCAGCCTTATTCGCGTGCAATGGGATAATTTAACGGAAGCTACACCGGCGTTTATTACTGCCGCGATGATGCCGTTTACCTATTCCATTACGGAAGGTATCGCTTTTGGTTTTATTAGCTATTGCATTAT
It encodes the following:
- a CDS encoding NCS2 family permease produces the protein MLERLFKLREKGSTTKTEIIAGITTFFTMVYIVFVNPSVLGDAGMDKQVVFVTTCLIAGIGTIAMGLFSNLPIALAPAMGLNAFFAYVVVGKLGYSWEIGMGTIFWGSVGLFILTLFQIRYWLMASIPLALRVGIGAGIGFFIALIGFKNMGVVVANPATLVALGDLHDPKILLGVLGFFIIVVLAARNIFSGVLISIAVVTGLALWLDESVVFHGVMSMPPALDAVVGKVDLAGALDTALLGIIFSFLLVNLFDSSGTLLGVTDKAGISDEKGRFPKMKQALFVDSISAVGGSYIGTSAISTYIESGAGVSVGGRTGLTAVTVGVLFLLTIFFSPLASVVPAYATAGALVYVGILMASSLIRVQWDNLTEATPAFITAAMMPFTYSITEGIAFGFISYCIMKTCTGRIKEVNAPVWVVSILFIAKFVWVG